The genomic stretch TAAGCCATTTAACTTGCCCATTGGTGCTGACGCCAGCGGGAAACGATACAGCAGGCTCATCCTTGCCGGCAATAAGTAACGGACCAAGGGGAATCGGTTTACGGTCTGTCCTTCCTACTTCAACTGCAACATATGGCGTGCCTGCTAGATTGCCGATTACAGGTGGTCGGTCTAATTCCATTTCGCGTTGCAAATCGGTAGCAAGACGTTGTATATCAGCGACTTTCTTACCACTCTTCAACGAGACTTTCAGTAGTATCAAACTTGGTCCGACTTCCGCAATTGCTGGGTCTATAGGGCCACTGGGTGCTAAGTCGTATTTCTGCAGTCCCCGGTACAGACTGGTAGCAAGTTGCTCTACAACCCCTGGCAGGGGTGGATTAATAAAGATGGGTGTTTCCGCAGCAGTAGGTTCAGGGGGCGCAACCACGGCTACAGAATCTGTTTTGGACTCGCCGTCGTGCGGTAATGCTGGGGTTCCGTTCACTGAATTATTTGATAATGTAGTTGCAATTGGTGCAGTCGAATGTTTTTCCATTTGAGTTGCCTTTGTGGTACTTTCGACCTCTACAGGCACAGAAGCCACTTTACCAGTTGGCATAACGGGTGTTGTCGGTTCTTGTGGCCCTGGGGTTGGCGTTGGTGGTATTGCAGGTGAAATGGGGACAGCAGCCGTTCCGTTTTCTGACGATGGAGGCAGTTCACCTAGCAAGCGTTTAATGTCTGGTTCTCTTAACTGTACACGAACCAAATCCAATTTCTTTTCTGGCTCTAGCGCATTCGGTTGGCCCTTGTAAGTTTTTATTTTAATAGGTTCGTTCTCATTGAACACTACTTCAGTCAACAATAAATTGACTTCTACAGCCAACTGTCCATCCAGCGCCTGGTTTAGTTGCTGAATCCATTCTGCCCATACTTTGCTGTCGTAGCCGACGGGCATTCGCAGTTGACCTTCCTGGAATAGCTGGACTCGCAGTGCCTCGCGCCGACAGTCAGTGACGAGTTTGCCCCCCGGCCCGCTTTGCCCACTTACAACGGGCAACAGGTCCCGTGCTACTGACCGCAACTGCTCACCTGGGGTCCCCTCACCGTCAACAGGACCGCCGACTTCGTAGGACTTAACCTCAATCAAGTCAAGGCTTATTCCTCCTCCTGGTAGCCAACGCATTCCTAGAAGGTCATTACGACGGTCTGATTCACGGTGCGCCAACCAAGAGCGGCGTGCAAGCGCTGAGTCCAGACTAATAACAACGCACCGTTGGTCACCCGCTTTTTCCGCGTACCAGCGCAGCGCTACTGCTTGGCCCAATTGCCCTTTTAAGGAGTTAGCATCAAAGCCGCCTGGGGTTTTTGCACTTATAGTGTTAAAGAGAGGGGTGCGTCCGATTTCTTCCAATTCACGAAGCAACTTAAACAACTCGTCGGTGCGGGGCTGATAATTCGAATTTGTCAGCATATTCTCAACGCCCTTCACAAATCTCTCAGTAAACTGAGTTACCACCAGGTCGCCACGGCTACCACCAGCTCTGGCGAGTGCTAAGGCTCCAGTAGGAGGCTCTGCTGGGGCACCCGCAATAATAAACACACCATACGGTAAAACTGCGGGCAAATCAGGACTATTTGCCCGAGGCATCGAGGCGCCTGATACTTCTTGATTAGACAATTGTCCGACTGCTGAAGCTATTTCATGGTAAGCTCCGAAAGGATGCTCTGGACCACTAGGGTCGCGTTGCTGTGAACGCGGCAACAAGTTGACTTCGTCCTTAAATCTGTTGTACTGTAACGTATGAGGTAAACTCAGCGGGTGTAGGTCGGAAACCTGCTTGTTTACCTTTAGAGGCTCCAAGCGCCGCTGGCCTGGTAACACTAATAAGTGAGCAGGCCGTGTTTGCAGCCATTCAGCCAGTTTATTAATGTTCGAAATTTCTATTCGCTCTGGTACTACTGCACCGCGAACTATGAGTTCATCTAGAGGGCTAAGAGAAAGCACGGACTCTTGCCCTGGACGATGTGTAATTATTAGATGAATTTGGGCAAAGCCATCTAACCCTTCGTTATTCACTAAATCGTTCAATGCCGGTTTAAGCGAATCCAACGAATCTGGATGGTGTACTAACAGTCGCAGTTGCTGACGAACCATCGGGTACAGAATGGCCAATTTGCGCGCAGCATCCCGTACGATTTTCCCATTCGTAATAGCCTCAATTGGGCCAGCTTGTTGGTATTGAACCCAAGCACTAATTCGTCTTGCAAAAGCCAAAGGCGCAGGCTGATGCTCATCGGATTTTGGTAACATTAGGGCGCGCAATGGCTCGGGCACTTCATCGAGTCGACCAAGTAGCGGCAGTAACTCTGCCCCGCGTCCTGCTAGTATTTCATCAGCTATTGTGTACGCTTCCCCGAATCGAGTGCCAGTTGTGAATAGAGAAAGGCGTAACTTTTCCTACCTGACGACTGCAACATGAAAAAAGGACGATTCAGCGAGGCCCAGATTGTGGCCATTTTACAGCAGCAAGCCAGCGGGCAGACCGTGGCTCAAATTGTGCGCGAGCACGGCCTGAGCGAGGCTACCTTTTATGCGTGGAAAAGCAAGTATGCGGGGGCTAGCCTGGCCGAGCTCACCCGCCTCAAACACCTGGAAGAAGAGAATCGCAAGCTCAAGCAGATGTTCGCCGACCTGAGCTTAGAGAATCAGGCTATCAAGGAGATATTGCGAAAAAAGTAGCTAGCCCTGCGGCGCGACGCCAGGCAGCGCAGGGCTTAGTGGGGAAAGGCTGGAGCCAGCGCCGGGCGTGTGCCCTGGTGGGGCTGGCGCGCGGCAGCTACCACCCCGTGGCGCGCGGGCGTGAGGACGAGCCCGTGCAGCAAGCCCTGCGGGCATTAAGTGGGCGGCATCCGGGCTGGGGCTTCTGGAAGTTGCACCACCGCCTGCGCAAAAATGGACTGATCATCAACCATAAACGCACGTTACGCATCTATCGGGCCCTGGCGCTCAACCTGCCTCGACGCCTGAAAAAGCGCCTGCCCGCCCGCGTGAAGCAGCCCTTGACCGTGCCCGAGGCCGCTAACGGGTGCTGGTCGCTCGACTTTACGAGCGATGTGTTGACCGATGGCCGCCGGTTCCGGACCTTGAACGTGCTCGACGATTACAACCGCGAGCTGCTGGGCGTGGAGATAGATTTTTCCTTGCCGGCCAGTCGCGTTGTGCAGGTGCTCACGCGCTTAGTCGAGTGCTATGGCCGTCCTGCGCAGTTGCGCACCGACAACGGGCCTGAGTTCATCAGCGCCAAATTGAGCGAGTGGTGTGAGCAGCAAGGCGTTATCCTGCACTGGATTCAGCCCGGCAAGCCGACGCAGAATGCCTATATCGAACGCTTCAACGGC from Hymenobacter canadensis encodes the following:
- a CDS encoding FtsK/SpoIIIE domain-containing protein — protein: MLPKSDEHQPAPLAFARRISAWVQYQQAGPIEAITNGKIVRDAARKLAILYPMVRQQLRLLVHHPDSLDSLKPALNDLVNNEGLDGFAQIHLIITHRPGQESVLSLSPLDELIVRGAVVPERIEISNINKLAEWLQTRPAHLLVLPGQRRLEPLKVNKQVSDLHPLSLPHTLQYNRFKDEVNLLPRSQQRDPSGPEHPFGAYHEIASAVGQLSNQEVSGASMPRANSPDLPAVLPYGVFIIAGAPAEPPTGALALARAGGSRGDLVVTQFTERFVKGVENMLTNSNYQPRTDELFKLLRELEEIGRTPLFNTISAKTPGGFDANSLKGQLGQAVALRWYAEKAGDQRCVVISLDSALARRSWLAHRESDRRNDLLGMRWLPGGGISLDLIEVKSYEVGGPVDGEGTPGEQLRSVARDLLPVVSGQSGPGGKLVTDCRREALRVQLFQEGQLRMPVGYDSKVWAEWIQQLNQALDGQLAVEVNLLLTEVVFNENEPIKIKTYKGQPNALEPEKKLDLVRVQLREPDIKRLLGELPPSSENGTAAVPISPAIPPTPTPGPQEPTTPVMPTGKVASVPVEVESTTKATQMEKHSTAPIATTLSNNSVNGTPALPHDGESKTDSVAVVAPPEPTAAETPIFINPPLPGVVEQLATSLYRGLQKYDLAPSGPIDPAIAEVGPSLILLKVSLKSGKKVADIQRLATDLQREMELDRPPVIGNLAGTPYVAVEVGRTDRKPIPLGPLLIAGKDEPAVSFPAGVSTNGQVKWLNLPRLPHMLIGGTTGAGKTIFLYGLIKALSQLNGPETVELLLIDPKQTDFVFFEKLPHLRNNRVVYESAEAVEALTDLLDTELPKRTGLLRQYGCRDIHEYRQETRTEPMPFIIVVIDEFADLVQSLGSKERKLFEEKVGRLAQRTRSVGIHLVIATQRPDMKVIPGNLKNNLDCRVAFRLASGTDSRVILDEMGAEDLLGAGDLLLKQQGQIQRLQGFYVSSNDLKD
- a CDS encoding IS3 family transposase (programmed frameshift) — encoded protein: MKKGRFSEAQIVAILQQQASGQTVAQIVREHGLSEATFYAWKSKYAGASLAELTRLKHLEEENRKLKQMFADLSLENQAIKEILPKKVASPAARRQAAQGLVGKGWSQRRACALVGLARGSYHPVARGREDEPVQQALRALSGRHPGWGFWKLHHRLRKNGLIINHKRTLRIYRALALNLPRRLKKRLPARVKQPLTVPEAANGCWSLDFTSDVLTDGRRFRTLNVLDDYNRELLGVEIDFSLPASRVVQVLTRLVECYGRPAQLRTDNGPEFISAKLSEWCEQQGVILHWIQPGKPTQNAYIERFNGSFRRELLDAHLFRSLAHVRQLVDEWRHDYNTQRPHQALNFMTPLEFKQAA